The genomic segment AGAAGGGGTTGGAGAATCCAGAGCTTCTCAAATGGCCTGCCAATGGTGATGATCCTTGTGGCCCTCCTTTATGGCCTCATGTTTTTTGTTCTGATGGCAGAGTCACACAAGTTCAGGTCCAAAGTATGGGTCTTCAAGGACCCCTCCCTCCAAATTTTAACCAGCTCTCAAAGCTTTACAATATAGGCCTCCAGAGAAACAATTTCACTGGGAAACTCCCCACCTTTAAAGGATTATCTGAATTAGAATTTGCTTTCTTGGATTACAATAATTTTGATACAATCCCGTCTGATTTCTTTGTTGGACTTAGTAGCATAAGGGTTTTGGCTTTGGATAGCAATCCTTTGAATGAGAGTACTGGATGGTCTCTTCCCAGTGAGTTAGCAGATTCTGTTCAGTTAACAAATCTTTCAGTGTCTTCAAGCAATTTGGCTGGTTCATTGCCTGATTTTCTAGGCAGCATGCAATCTCTTAGTAATCTAAGACTTTCTTATAATAGATTATCTGGCGAAATTCCTGCGAGTTTTGGGAAATCTTTGATGTCTACTCTGCTGTTGAATAATCAAGAAGGAGGTGGCATGAGTGGTCCGATTGATGTTATTGCAAGCATGACATCACTGTCCCAACTATGGCTTCATGGGAATTCTTTCACTGGAACAATACCTGAGAACATTGGTGGTTTGTCTTTGTTGAGAGATCTTAATCTCAACGGGAATAAGCTTGTTGGTTTGGTTCCTCAGAGCTTGGCAGATATGCCGCTggataatttggacttgaacaATAATCAACTGATGGGTCCAGTGCCGATGTTCAAGGCTGGTAAGGTTTCTTATGAATCCAATCCTTTTTGTCAATCTAAACCTGGTTTGGAATGTGCCCCAGAAGTTAATGCCCTTTTGGACTTTCTTGGTGGTGTGAATTATCCTTCAATCCTTACTTCTCAGTGGTCTGGTAATGATCCATGTCAAGGATCATGGTTGGGATTGAATTGTGATTCTAATTCAAAGGTTTCTGTCATAAATCTGCTTAGGCATAATCTTACTGGCACTCTTAGTCCATCAATTGCAAGATTAGATTCACTGATTGAAATTGATCTTGGAGGAAACAGTATAAAGGGCACAATTCCTAGCAATTTCACGAATTTGAACTCTTTGAGATTGTTGGATGTTAGTGGAAACAACCTTGGTCCTCCATTGCCCAAGTTTCGGACTAGTGTGAAGCTTGTTGTTGATGGAAATCCTCTTCTGGATGGTGGGAATCAGACGCACCAACCCCCCTCCTCTGCTAGCAGCCCTCCTACAGGGAGTTTTACTCCACCAGAGAATCCTCCACGAGGCAGTGCACCGCCTTCGCCATCCACTATGCCTTTCAGTCCACCTTCTCCAACATCAATCTCAAACACAAATCAAAGAACCAAACTGGTAATTGTGGGTGGAATTTTTGCCGGTTCATTGTTGGCTATCGTGTTGATTGCTTTGTCTCTATATTGTTGctttaagaagagaaaagagaccTCAAATCCTCCCAGTTCCATTGTGGTTCATCCTAGAGATCCGTCTGATCCAGAAAATATTGTTAAGATTGCATTTTCCAATAACACCATCAGAAGCTTGTCCACTCAAACCGGAATTAGTTCTGTCAGTAATACCAGTAATCTTACAGAAAATTCTTCTTTGGTTGAGTCTGGAAATGTGGTTATATCTGTCCAAGTTCTTCGCAAGGTGACAGATAACTTTGCCCAAAAGAATCAGCTTGGCTCTGGTGGATTTGGCATTGTCTACAAGGGTGAATTGGAAGATGGGACTAAAATAGCTGTCAAGAGAATGGAGGCCGGGGTGATGGGCAGTAAAGCTGGGGATGAGTTTCAGGCTGAGATTGCCGTTCTTTCTAAAGTTCGGCATCGACATCTGGTTTCTCTCCTAGGGTATTCTATTGAAGGCAACGAGAGACTTCTTGTTTATGAATACATGCCTCAAGGTGCTTTAAGTATGCATCTTTTTCATTGGAAGAAACTGAACTTGGAACCTCTGTCTTGGATGAGAAGATTGAGCATTGCACTGGATGTTGCGAGGGGGGTGGAATATCTTCATAGTTTGGCTCGACAGACATTTATTCACCGAGATCTCAAATCATCTAACATTCTTCTAGGTGATGATTTTCACGCAAAGGTTTCTGATTTCGGGCTGGTGAAACTTGCTCCGGACAGAGAACAGTCTGTTGCGACAAGACTAGCTGGAACCTTTGGTTACCTCGCACCTGAATATGCTGGTAAGTGTTTTCCAAATTCCCCTTCCAAACTCTTATTCCTGGTATAGAAGAACAAGggttatttagaaataaaaaaaggctaATTTAACTGAAGCTACGGAGAATTGCATGGTTCAGTAAGATTTTTCTTGCTTTCCAGTTGTGCCTCATTTGTTCAACAAAATAAAGTCTTGGTTAAAACATCTACTGTGAAATGCCAATGGTTATTTCTTTTGTCCCCTTGTAAGTTCTTGGCTATGCTGCAGAGTTACGGACAAGCTTATTTCCAGTACATCACGTTGGTTATTGATATCCTTCTTAGTGTAATGAGCTTATTCAACCATGTTATTGATAAGAATGCGGTGATAATGTTAATGATATGCAGAATAGAAATGTATGTTGCACGAATGATCAGATAGTTATTGAACAATTTGAtggctaaaattaaaaattgtaaGCACGTGTGATCTTTGTGAATCCTCCTTTAGTCTACACTGTAGAATTGTCTTATAAATTTGCAGAACTTTGGTCTTCAATCATTCGTTCTGATTGGTGGTTTTTTTGGGATTCAATCTCCAAGATAACATCAACAACTAGAATCCTCAATTGACTTCATCACTTACTATTCTTTTTCCGTGTCACAGTTATGGGGAAGATAACAACTAAAGTTGATGTGTTCAGTTATGGAGTGGTATTGATGGAACTTTTGACCGGGTTAACAGCCCTCGATGAGGAGCGCCCTGAGGAAAGCCGATACTTGGCTGAGTGGTTTTGGCGAATCAAGTCAAGCAAAGAGAAGCTTATGGCTGCCATTGACCCAGCTCTTAACGTCAATGACGAGACATTTGAGAGCATCTCCAGCATAGCTGAATTGGCTGGGCATTGCACTTCAAGGGATCCAAACCACCGGCCTGATATGGGTCATGCAGTGAATGTGTTGGTGCCACTTGTTGAGAAATGGAAACCAGTTAATGACGAATCCGAAGACTTCTATGGCATTGATTACAGCCAGCCACTTCCTGAGATGTTAAAAGTTTGGCAGGATGCTGACAGCACTGGGCTAAGTTATACCAGTCTTAGTGACAGCAAGGGTAGTATTCCAGCCAGACCAGCTGGGTTTGCCGAGTCCTTCACATCAGCTGATGGTCGTTAGATGGAGGTAACTCCTAAGCACTGAACTAGAGCTGTAAGTTTTATCAAGTTGGTGTCAGTTGCTCTATTTTCTGCTACGCTTAATCGAATCACGCattttcttttggttattgCACACCGTAAATACAAGGTTAAGAGTCAACCACACAGCAAGCTTCTGGGATTTGTTATTCGAGCCATGATAACTGTCTCATGGTGTAGATAGATAGTTGTTATCTTCACTTTTGCACTTGGGTCTTCCTTAATACAGAATTTGCTTGTTACTTTAGCTATTTCTGTAAAGAATTCATGGTCATTTGCTATTTGAGTTCCTTGATTCATGTCATCGTTGCCTCTTCTTGATTGTTTTGGATCAGACACTGCGTTATCATGTTAATCTCGCTGCCCAAGTGCCTCCATTTTCCAACAGAAATTCAAAGGACACCTTCTGAGATGAATCTTAGTACTAATTATGTGGGGAGGTTCACATTGTGGCCAATAACCCTTGATTTGGTGGCTAGTTTTTGAGAAACATCTGGTGTGTTCTCCGTCACGCATCTGGAAGATATCGCAGCCCTCGGATGCTGTGGCTTGTTTTTCCTACCAAAGGAGTGGAAATTTTGGACTGAATTGAAGAACTTGACAAAATACCGTTAATTCATATCATTAGCATAAtgatgatttattatttaatcaagatattatttaaattccaaattcaagttgggatccaataaaaatattatttaatcaagtttattaatttataacgTCGGATTTTAAATCTCAGCTTGAAAATTggaatatctaataatattcCCTTTTTACTGTAAATTATTTGATACATAATGATGAAATCATCGACTGGAAATAATTTAtacaaacacattaaaattatgacACCCCGGAAAAGCAAACTAGATATATGCTCTGATGAAGGATTTTTCTCTCCACTCAAATGACAAAATGAGTATTTAGAAATGTTTGATGCATGTATATTTGTCCATACTAAAATGGTACCACAAGGAcccataataataaattttattcaattctgAAAGATATAACTTAATTGATCATATTTTAGatttactttctaaaaatcatcaattc from the Populus nigra chromosome 1, ddPopNigr1.1, whole genome shotgun sequence genome contains:
- the LOC133687343 gene encoding receptor protein kinase TMK1-like; its protein translation is MKLCNLLFLLLLLLGCVTLGYSVTDPNDLKILLDFQKGLENPELLKWPANGDDPCGPPLWPHVFCSDGRVTQVQVQSMGLQGPLPPNFNQLSKLYNIGLQRNNFTGKLPTFKGLSELEFAFLDYNNFDTIPSDFFVGLSSIRVLALDSNPLNESTGWSLPSELADSVQLTNLSVSSSNLAGSLPDFLGSMQSLSNLRLSYNRLSGEIPASFGKSLMSTLLLNNQEGGGMSGPIDVIASMTSLSQLWLHGNSFTGTIPENIGGLSLLRDLNLNGNKLVGLVPQSLADMPLDNLDLNNNQLMGPVPMFKAGKVSYESNPFCQSKPGLECAPEVNALLDFLGGVNYPSILTSQWSGNDPCQGSWLGLNCDSNSKVSVINLLRHNLTGTLSPSIARLDSLIEIDLGGNSIKGTIPSNFTNLNSLRLLDVSGNNLGPPLPKFRTSVKLVVDGNPLLDGGNQTHQPPSSASSPPTGSFTPPENPPRGSAPPSPSTMPFSPPSPTSISNTNQRTKLVIVGGIFAGSLLAIVLIALSLYCCFKKRKETSNPPSSIVVHPRDPSDPENIVKIAFSNNTIRSLSTQTGISSVSNTSNLTENSSLVESGNVVISVQVLRKVTDNFAQKNQLGSGGFGIVYKGELEDGTKIAVKRMEAGVMGSKAGDEFQAEIAVLSKVRHRHLVSLLGYSIEGNERLLVYEYMPQGALSMHLFHWKKLNLEPLSWMRRLSIALDVARGVEYLHSLARQTFIHRDLKSSNILLGDDFHAKVSDFGLVKLAPDREQSVATRLAGTFGYLAPEYAVMGKITTKVDVFSYGVVLMELLTGLTALDEERPEESRYLAEWFWRIKSSKEKLMAAIDPALNVNDETFESISSIAELAGHCTSRDPNHRPDMGHAVNVLVPLVEKWKPVNDESEDFYGIDYSQPLPEMLKVWQDADSTGLSYTSLSDSKGSIPARPAGFAESFTSADGR